The Populus nigra chromosome 14, ddPopNigr1.1, whole genome shotgun sequence genome has a segment encoding these proteins:
- the LOC133672666 gene encoding cyclin-dependent kinase inhibitor 1-like — protein sequence MVKVAAAAAAAQVGVKARTRATKKRSRHIKISIKVRSNVTSSRQERVIMRSDNSASYPLDVNSGHRMVTEERCSSPSLDDDFEDNHSLMSSTSCCSSNGSCDEIIKFTDLEEERVEVETSMYYSSSRREREKTPTSSALREESTSENMDSTATPAPLKKPNSHRRSTAAAVIRITDEEVEKFFCKIEKTVPQRFKDKYNFDFDKDEALEGRYEWVRLNP from the exons ATGGTGAAAgtcgccgccgccgccgccgccgctcAAGTTGGGGTGAAAGCCAGAACTCGAGCTACAAAGAAAAGATCAAGACATATCAAGATCTCTATTAAAGTTAGAAGTAATGTTACTAGCAGTCGTCAAGAACGCGTAATAATGAGGTCTGACAATTCAGCTTCATATCCACTGGATGTTAATTCCGGTCACCGGATGGTGACTGAAGAGAGATGTTCAAGCCCTAGcttagatgatgattttgaagaTAATCATTCATTAATGTCGTCTACTTCTTGTTGTTCTAGCAATGGATCATGTGATGAGATAATTAAGTTCACAGATCTGGAG GAAGAGAGAGTTGAAGTAGAAACGTCAATGTATTATAGTAGTAGTCGTAGGGAAAG AGAGAAAACACCGACTTCAAGCGCTCTCCGGGAAGAATCAACATCAGAAAACATGGATTCAACCGCAACCCCAGCGCCATTGAAGAAGCCTAATTCCCATCGAAGATCAACGGCCGCAGCGGTGATAAGGATAACAGATGAAGAGGTTGAGAAATTCTTCTGCAAAATTGAGAAAACTGTTCCCCAACGCTTCAAAGACAA GTATAACTTTGATTTTGACAAAGATGAGGCGTTGGAAGGACGCTATGAGTGGGTTAGATTAAACccatga